ATTAGCGGGTGACAATTTAAGTAGAAAAAGTAAACACATAATAGTGCTGATAGAAAACTTTCAAAAACATGACATCCCATATAtgtttttgactatttttaatttaaataaataagaatgcTCCAATGTacaaatcatttcttaatgccaataaatgaaaagaacaaTGACAATAAAGTCTTAACTATTATAATATGTAAAATGGATCAAAAAGATGGCAACTACCGAATTTGCCATAATGAATGCTTTTGAGGCAATTCAATTTGACATCAATGGTCTgctgaaattaaaatgaaaacattaaaaaaaaaaaatctttttgagagattaaaatattttttttctccataatAACATAGTATAATCATCATATTAgaagcttgaaaatgacataacTTGAATTTAACTTAAATTACTCATAGAATGGTCTCTAGATAAAGGATATATTCTTTATTTAGTTGAACTCTTTACTTGAACTCAAAATCCATAAAGTCCCAAAAAGGGCATCATAACAGAACCAAACCACAACTTGCCATATTTCTCCTGAACTTCACTAATAGACCTCAACGtcttgccttcaacatcttctaGAACCTCCAAAACTCGCCCGTCCTCACTTAGCTTGATTGCTGTAGCGTGCAGCAGCCCTCCACTTAACAAGTCGTCCAATTGTTGTGCGATGAACGGGAGCTTCAACAATGCATTTCCCATTTCCGAATTTGAAAAACTCAATTGTGATCTTATTGCTTGTAGAGCTACCCAAAATTCCCCTTTCGAATTTATTCTAATGTTGTCCGGAAACCCCGGCAACTCAGCAAATGTATCATGTGTTCCCTCAAGGGGGCCTTTAAGCCAGTAccttaaaattctaaaattagaAGTTTCAGCCACTAGCACGAATGACCGGTCTTTACTCAAAGCTACACCATTTGCAAAAGCAAGGCctcttattaatatttttgcttTTTCGGTTGATTTAGTATATTTCATTAGCCTGCCAGTCGCATCTCTGCTTAAAAGAGAGTCGACAAATTGTCTGCGTTGGTACCTTGTGCTTGTATCCGTGAAGTAAATCACATCGTCGTGATCATCAATGTCAACGTCATTTGTGAAGACGAGAGGCTTACCTTCTAATTTTTGGACTAATGGTGTAGCTAATCCTCCTTTTGGTCCAACAACTTGGAGC
Above is a window of Solanum stenotomum isolate F172 unplaced genomic scaffold, ASM1918654v1 scaffold18208, whole genome shotgun sequence DNA encoding:
- the LOC125850624 gene encoding protein STRICTOSIDINE SYNTHASE-LIKE 10-like, yielding MNASNILLLLIATVALFASVNLAFDDSENALKSQNVLSKSEIIQLNGAIGPESVAFDPNGEGPYIGIADGRILKFQGSSWADFAVTSSQRENCTLPFAPEMEHICGRPLGLRFDTKTGELYIADAYFGLQVVGPKGGLATPLVQKLEGKPLVFTNDVDIDDHDDVIYFTDTSTRYQRRQFVDSLLSRDATGRLMKYTKSTEKAKILIRGLAFANGVALSKDRSFVLVAETSNFRILRYWLKGPLEGTHDTFAELPGFPDNIRINSKGEFWVALQAIRSQLSFSNSEMGNALLKLPFIAQQLDDLLSGGLLHATAIKLSEDGRVLEVLEDVEGKTLRSISEVQEKYGKLWFGSVMMPFLGLYGF